The Halostagnicola kamekurae sequence TGCAGTACCTCCGCGAGAACGCCGCAACGAAGACGTACTTCAAGTCGCGACTAATCGGCAAGGAACTCGGGATGACGGCCAAGGAGGTCGGCTCGAACATCACCGCGCTCCAGAACAGCGAGTACGACGTCGACATCGAGAAGTGGGGCTACTCCTCGAGTACGACCTGGAAAGTGAACGTTTGAACGGTCGACGTCACCGCGTTCGCGACTCGAGTTCTTCGCGCCGATCGACGGGTATCCCAATCGTAGCCGCTTCGATCGGGTGCTGTCGCTTCGCTCGAGCGCTCTGTCGTCTCCCGGTCGCTTCCGGTCACCGAACGTGAATATTACTTCGCGAAACTGCTGCTTACGGCGCGAAACTTTCGGTTTCCGACTCCGAATGGCACTTCACTCGCCGGCCCGATAGCGGAGACGATGCAGGCGATCCTCTTCGACATGGACGGCGTCATTCTCGAGGGGCCGCGGACCGACCCGCAGGTCTACGCGGACGCGACCGACTACGCCCTCTCCGAACTCGGAATTGAACCGACGGACGACGAGCGCGAGGCGTTTCGAGAATTCGACCCCGACGGCATCAGGGAGCGTGCGGCCGCACACGGGTTCGACGCCGACGAATTCTGGAAACTGCGAGACGACCGCGCGTCCGAACTCACACACGAACGGGTTCGGTCCGGCGACCGAGCGGTCTACGACGACGCCGAGACGCTGTCCGAACTCGCCGAGCGGACGACGACCGCCCTTGTGACGAACAACCGCCACAGGACGGCGGAGTTCGTCGACAATTACTTCGAATTCGGGTTCGAGACCGTCCGCGGGCGCGACCCGTCGATGGCCGGCTACCAGCGACGGAAACCGAATCCCGCCTACCTCGAGGAAACGCTCGACCGACTCGGCGTCGACGGCGGCCTCTACGTCGGCGACTCCGGCGTCGACGTCGTCGCCGGGCAGAAGGCGTCGCTCGAGACCGCGTTCGTTCGACGCCCGCACAACCGCTCGGTCGACCTCCCCGCCGAGCCCGAGTACGAACTCGAATCACTTACCGAACTGCTCGAGTTACTCGAGACTGTCGACTCGCACTGATCTCGGTAGTCGGTCCAGCCCTTCCCGAGGCGGCCCGCCGGTGTGGACAAACTCGGTCGGACGATCAACCGTCGTAGGTGAGCAGTTCGTCGGACTCGCGCGCGAGCGCCGTCGCCCGGTCGCCGAAGGAATCGGCGTGTCGGATCAACAACAACAGGACCGTCGTAGGGCGTTCGACGCTGTAGCCGTCCTCGCGCGATAGGAGCCCCGCCGACTCGAGTTTACCCGCGTACTTGCTCACAGTGGGCGCTGAAACCTCGAGGGAGTCGGCGAGATCGCCCGCGCCGGCGTCCGGGTCGCGAAGCAGTTCGATCAACATCCCGCGGGGGGTCGTCCGGCGCAGGTAGCCGAGGGCGTTCTTCTCGAACTCGTCGAACCGACCCGCGAGCACGAATCGCTTGTAGTCGCCGTCGCTGTAGCGTTCGACGGCGTCGCGTTCCTCGAGCCGTCTGAGGTGGTGTTGGGTCTCGCCGGTCCCGAGCTGGAGGTCGTCGCGGATCTTCGAAAAGTGCGCCCCGGGGGTCGTCGAGAGGTAGCCAGCGATCGCGTCGCGGGTTTTGCTTTCGCCGGTGTCGGCGTCCGCGGAGTCCGAGAATCCGGCCAGCGGCGAGGCGGCGCCGACGGCGGCGAATCGACGCAGGGTCGATCGCTTCTCCTCGTCGACACCCTCGGGTGCTGTCATAACAATCTACAGTTCGAAACGGGCCGAACGGTAAAACGCGTTTCGCTCCGCGTCGTTCACTGCGGGCTAGGAGTCGGTCTCCGTCTTGGTCTCGGACTCGGTCTCCGTCTGAGTCTGGGTCTGTCCCTCCCCGCCCTCGAACGACTGATCCATCTCCTCGATGACGTCGTCCGGGTCGCTGATCGTTCCGGCGTCTTTCCCTTCCTTGATCGCCTGTGCCTGTTTTTCCATCTCTTCTAGGTCCATCTCGGCTTCCTGATCTATCTCGCCGATGATCTCGGCGATGTCGTCGAGGCCGATCAGTTCGCGGGTCTCCTCGTCGAACTCGAGGCTGTCGAGTTCGGTGCCGTCGGATTCGACGTCGCTTCCCGAGAGGTGTTTACCGTACCGACCGACCATCGAGGTGAGTTCCTGGGGTAACACGAACGTCGTCGACTCGCTTTGGCCGATCTCGGTCAGGGTGTCCATCCCCTTGTCGATGACGGCGCGTTCGCCCATCGATTCGGCCGAGCGAGCACGGAGCACGGTCGAGATCGAGTCACCCTGTGCTTCGAGGATCTGGCTCTGTTTCTCACCCTGCGCGCGGATGATCTCGGATTGCTTGTCACCTTCCGCTTTCTCGACTGCGCTGCGGCGTTCGCCCTGCGCCTCGAGGATCATGGCGCGGCGTTTCCGCTCGGCGGAGGTCTGCTGTTCCATCGCGCGCTGGACGTCTTTGGACGGGTTGACCTCGCGGACTTCGACGCTCTCGACGCGGATCCCCCACTCGTCGGTTGGCTCGTCGAGTTCCTTGCGGATCTTCGCGTTGATCTCCTGGCGCTTGTTCAACGTATCGTCGAGTTCCATGTCACCCAGGACGGCCCGAAGGGTGGTCTGGGCGAGGTTCGAGACGGCCTTTTTGTAGTCGTCGACCTCGAGGAAGGCCTTCTTCGCGTCCATGACCTTGATGTAGACGACGGCGTCGGCGGTCACCGGCGAGTTGTCCCGCGTGATCGCCTCCTGTCGCGGGACGTCGAGCGTCTGGGTCCGCATATCGAACCGGTAGGTCCGCGAGACGAACGGGGGGATGATGTTGATACCCGGCTCGAGGAGTTTGCGGTACTCGCCGAAGACAGTCAGCGCGCGTTTTTCGTACGCGTCGACGATCTCGACTGCACTCAGAAGCGAGGCGATTACGACCACGAGAACGAGGGCACCGATTACCAATCCGACGGTGGCTGCTCCCTGCAGCGGGATAAGTTCCGGAAGCATAACATGGGCTTTTGTCGGTGAGATAAAAAGCGTTCCCTTGTCCGATCGACATTTCTCCGGTCGCGGCGTCAGTTCGATTCGGTTTCGGTTATCGAGTCGTCGGTATCGTCGTCGCCCGTCGTATCGTCGGTCGTCTCGTCGACCGGCTCCCTCCCAGCTATTTCGGTGTCGTCGGCTTCGATAGCGGTCGAATCGGTGTCAGTGCCAGTGTCGTCCGAGCCATCGGCGTCCGATTCGCGGGCGAGCGCGCGATCGATCTCGTCCGCTTCGATCGAACCGATGGCCTCGACCGTCAGCACGTTCCCGCCGCCGGGATCGAGCACGATGATCTCCTCGCCCTCCTCGATGGTGCCGCTGGTCGTCCGAGCGCTGTAAAACGGCGTGAACCCGCCGCCCTCGAGTTTGACCTCGCCGCCGCGGGTCGTGATCGTCTCGGTCGCGTATCCGGTCGATCCGGCGAGCGACGAGGAGTCTTTCGTCTGTGCGGTGCCTTTGCCCCCGTAGAAGTCGAACTCCCGGTAGACGTAGGCCGCCAACGCGCCGATCGCGAGCGTGAGTCCCGCGAGAACGAGAACGTCGAGCCCGCCGGGAACGAGCAACCCGATGAGTCCGGCACCGGCCAGCGCGACGCCGATGACGACGAGGTGCGCGCCGGGAGAGAGCGCCTCGAGGACCATCAACACGAGGCCCGCCGTGAACAACAACAGCGGAATATTACTGAGGAGGGGTTCCACCATGCGTCCTGCTAAGGTCTCGCTCCGATTAAATGTTTACCGCCGCTCACGCGAACAGCATCGAACCGAGACGGAACATCACCAGAATCGTCGCGATCGCGCCCAATGCGACGAACACCGCCCCCTCGAGGGACGGGCTCTCAGAGACGATCGGCGTCGAACTCGGCTCCGGAACCGCTTCGTCGTCCTCGGTATCCTCGGCGCCAGCAGTCGATTCGACGCTCGCGCCGTCGTCATCGTCAGTGAGATCGATCGGGATGCGTCCCCACTCGTCGTGCCCGCCATCGTCCTGCTGTGTGTCGTCATACCGACTGCCGATCCGTTGGCCCTCGTCGCGTCCATCGTCGCTTCGGTCGTCGTCCCCCGGACCGCTCGAGCGGTCGGACGGTTCGGAAGCGTCATCGTCGCTGTCGGACGGGTCGACCGCTTTCGTCTCCTTGACGACGAACGTGTCCTCGAACGGGTCGGCGTCGGTGGTGGATCCGTCGCCGTCCGGCGTCCGGTCGTCACGGGACTGGTCGGGGCGGTCGTCCGGATCGGTGTCGGACGGCTCCTCGGTCATACTCCCCTCTAGACGCCGCGTCGTCAAAAAGCCGCGGTCGAGGTTAGGCCGGTCGGTCGGTCCGTCCCCGGACGGTCCCCTGGAAGACGACGCCGCGCTCGGCGTCGATCGTCACCGTGGTCCCTCGCTCGAGGTCCGTCAGATCTGCGCCGCTCACCATCGGGATGTCGAGCTCGCGAGCGACGAGCGAGGGGTAGCCGGTCATGCCCGGGCTCGCGTCGATGATCCCGCCAATCTTCTCGAGGTCGCCGGAGAGTTCGTCGTCGAACTCCGGATGAATCGCGAGGATGGCCCCGTCGGGTATCGTCGAGAGATCGCCGTCTGTAATCGGCTCGATCGGGCCGGAAACGCGCCCGTCGACGACGACCCGTCCGGTCGCAAGCGACTCGGCGGCCACGTGGACTTTCAGCATGTTGGTCGTGTTCGCCCCCTCGAGTTCGGTCATCATGCCACAGAGGACGACGACGGTATCGCCGCTGTCGGCGACGCCCGCATCGAGCGCCGCCTGCACCGCCCGCTCGACGACCGCGTCGGCACCCTGGTCGGAGACGCTGGCATAAAGCGGGGTGACGCCCCACGAGAGCGCGAGTTTCCGACGCACGTCGTGACTCGGCGTCGACGCGACGACCGGCACGCCGGGCCGATACTTCGCCGTCTTGAGCGCGGTGTAG is a genomic window containing:
- a CDS encoding NfeD family protein, coding for MVEPLLSNIPLLLFTAGLVLMVLEALSPGAHLVVIGVALAGAGLIGLLVPGGLDVLVLAGLTLAIGALAAYVYREFDFYGGKGTAQTKDSSSLAGSTGYATETITTRGGEVKLEGGGFTPFYSARTTSGTIEEGEEIIVLDPGGGNVLTVEAIGSIEADEIDRALARESDADGSDDTGTDTDSTAIEADDTEIAGREPVDETTDDTTGDDDTDDSITETESN
- a CDS encoding SPFH domain-containing protein, whose amino-acid sequence is MLPELIPLQGAATVGLVIGALVLVVVIASLLSAVEIVDAYEKRALTVFGEYRKLLEPGINIIPPFVSRTYRFDMRTQTLDVPRQEAITRDNSPVTADAVVYIKVMDAKKAFLEVDDYKKAVSNLAQTTLRAVLGDMELDDTLNKRQEINAKIRKELDEPTDEWGIRVESVEVREVNPSKDVQRAMEQQTSAERKRRAMILEAQGERRSAVEKAEGDKQSEIIRAQGEKQSQILEAQGDSISTVLRARSAESMGERAVIDKGMDTLTEIGQSESTTFVLPQELTSMVGRYGKHLSGSDVESDGTELDSLEFDEETRELIGLDDIAEIIGEIDQEAEMDLEEMEKQAQAIKEGKDAGTISDPDDVIEEMDQSFEGGEGQTQTQTETESETKTETDS
- a CDS encoding HAD family hydrolase, which translates into the protein MQAILFDMDGVILEGPRTDPQVYADATDYALSELGIEPTDDEREAFREFDPDGIRERAAAHGFDADEFWKLRDDRASELTHERVRSGDRAVYDDAETLSELAERTTTALVTNNRHRTAEFVDNYFEFGFETVRGRDPSMAGYQRRKPNPAYLEETLDRLGVDGGLYVGDSGVDVVAGQKASLETAFVRRPHNRSVDLPAEPEYELESLTELLELLETVDSH
- a CDS encoding DUF7123 family protein; this encodes MSTAMASDLTSKQRQILQYLRENAATKTYFKSRLIGKELGMTAKEVGSNITALQNSEYDVDIEKWGYSSSTTWKVNV
- a CDS encoding winged helix-turn-helix transcriptional regulator; this encodes MTAPEGVDEEKRSTLRRFAAVGAASPLAGFSDSADADTGESKTRDAIAGYLSTTPGAHFSKIRDDLQLGTGETQHHLRRLEERDAVERYSDGDYKRFVLAGRFDEFEKNALGYLRRTTPRGMLIELLRDPDAGAGDLADSLEVSAPTVSKYAGKLESAGLLSREDGYSVERPTTVLLLLIRHADSFGDRATALARESDELLTYDG
- a CDS encoding DUF7312 domain-containing protein, whose product is MTEEPSDTDPDDRPDQSRDDRTPDGDGSTTDADPFEDTFVVKETKAVDPSDSDDDASEPSDRSSGPGDDDRSDDGRDEGQRIGSRYDDTQQDDGGHDEWGRIPIDLTDDDDGASVESTAGAEDTEDDEAVPEPSSTPIVSESPSLEGAVFVALGAIATILVMFRLGSMLFA